A stretch of Bacillus pseudomycoides DNA encodes these proteins:
- a CDS encoding VanZ family protein, whose product MHRKWLVWIPVLIWMGIIFYSSAQPYKKQDMRSDIEQYVNVEFVKDHFSWVSIDYGGGTPVSIANKGVGGFMEFFLRKGAHFMVFFMLGALAYYALHRSGCSRKRAFLFALLFVAGYATFDEIHQWFTGDRTPMWQDSILDTSGGLTGIIISNWFWHKKRS is encoded by the coding sequence ATGCATCGTAAATGGTTAGTTTGGATTCCCGTTTTAATCTGGATGGGGATTATTTTTTATTCTTCAGCACAGCCGTATAAAAAGCAGGATATGCGATCAGATATTGAACAGTACGTGAACGTGGAATTTGTGAAAGATCATTTTTCATGGGTATCCATTGATTATGGAGGAGGTACACCGGTTAGTATTGCAAATAAAGGTGTTGGCGGTTTTATGGAGTTTTTCCTTCGTAAAGGAGCTCATTTTATGGTGTTCTTTATGCTTGGAGCATTGGCATACTATGCATTGCATCGTTCAGGATGTTCGAGGAAGAGAGCTTTTTTATTTGCGCTTCTTTTTGTCGCTGGCTATGCAACATTCGATGAAATTCATCAATGGTTTACAGGTGACCGTACACCGATGTGGCAAGATTCTATTTTAGATACATCGGGCGGATTGACAGGCATTATAATAAGCAATTGGTTTTGGCATAAAAAAAGGAGCTAA
- a CDS encoding DUF1659 domain-containing protein, with protein sequence MAIETIVTDLSLRLVLNGGTDNNGKTILKNKQFKRVKPNADATKVHEVGLALASLQGLKLHAVQLLSTSDISNP encoded by the coding sequence ATGGCAATTGAAACAATTGTAACTGATTTAAGCTTACGTCTTGTCCTAAACGGCGGCACAGACAACAACGGGAAAACAATTTTAAAAAACAAACAGTTTAAACGAGTAAAACCAAACGCTGATGCTACAAAAGTACATGAAGTGGGACTTGCTCTTGCTTCATTACAAGGATTAAAGCTTCATGCTGTTCAGCTTTTAAGCACATCTGACATCTCAAATCCGTAA
- a CDS encoding DUF2922 domain-containing protein yields the protein MTVLELIFLKEDGKTVVFSIDNPITPVNEQTISQVMDTILSSAIFLSLSGNTRKKGARLVEKTVSEVTLAP from the coding sequence ATGACAGTACTCGAGCTGATTTTCTTAAAAGAAGATGGAAAAACCGTCGTCTTTTCTATCGACAATCCAATTACACCGGTGAATGAACAAACCATTAGCCAAGTGATGGACACCATTCTCTCCTCTGCAATTTTCTTATCACTTAGCGGGAACACTCGTAAAAAAGGAGCACGACTTGTTGAAAAGACAGTATCAGAAGTAACACTTGCTCCTTAA
- a CDS encoding DUF4359 domain-containing protein, translating to MKRKYIIMALIVLLFVYLANSNPSKGEYTDWAAKQFMKRNDISKKLTEVEKEDPDGFVGELATVGKKLAKKYVEPQVDVLINHYTKRSDYIFFSTYTTEFTLGKENYKYVSVGFSHIFLPIEMPKKKDEAAK from the coding sequence ATGAAACGCAAATATATTATTATGGCACTTATTGTCCTTCTTTTCGTATATTTAGCAAACAGTAACCCGAGTAAAGGGGAGTATACGGACTGGGCGGCCAAGCAGTTTATGAAACGCAATGATATTAGTAAAAAGTTAACAGAGGTTGAAAAAGAAGATCCAGATGGATTTGTTGGTGAACTTGCAACAGTTGGTAAGAAGTTAGCGAAGAAATATGTAGAGCCCCAAGTTGACGTGTTGATTAACCATTATACAAAGCGAAGTGATTATATTTTCTTCTCGACATATACGACAGAATTTACACTAGGGAAAGAAAACTATAAATATGTTTCGGTTGGGTTTTCTCATATTTTTCTTCCGATTGAGATGCCGAAGAAAAAAGACGAAGCTGCAAAGTGA
- a CDS encoding competence protein ComK — MILEPYAHPFHRTKLTENDGNVKFSPKTPLQLIKLSCLLHNHSTYKGRRDAIQENYYFKQNIPIPIDHRHYVCAIPTKSPASPDCTWVFYNHINRIEIYNNRKQSKIHFYNGTTIIVAISFYQMQQQFLKAGFLLCRMNMRDSQQFRDIYKVIRLLDKPLFPY, encoded by the coding sequence ATGATACTTGAGCCTTACGCACATCCTTTTCATCGTACTAAACTAACAGAAAATGACGGAAATGTTAAGTTTTCACCTAAAACACCATTACAATTGATAAAACTATCTTGCCTATTACATAACCATTCTACATATAAAGGAAGGCGAGATGCGATTCAAGAAAATTATTACTTTAAACAAAACATCCCAATCCCAATTGATCATCGTCATTATGTTTGTGCCATTCCAACAAAATCTCCTGCATCTCCAGATTGTACTTGGGTTTTCTATAATCATATAAATAGAATAGAAATTTATAATAATCGTAAGCAATCCAAAATTCATTTTTATAATGGTACAACCATTATTGTTGCTATTAGCTTTTATCAAATGCAACAACAATTCCTAAAGGCTGGTTTTTTATTATGCCGTATGAACATGCGGGATTCTCAGCAATTTCGAGATATTTATAAAGTCATTCGCCTCCTAGACAAACCATTATTTCCTTATTAG